ACCCGTCGGCGGCCCCCAGGCCAGCCGTCCCAGCGCCTCGCGCGCCCCCGGGGGGGCAGTGGCAAGCAGCGCGTCCAGGGCCGTGGCGTCCGCGAGCTTCTCCGCGACGGCGGTGGCGTCGGTCACGGGGTCCCCGCTCGACCGGATGTCGTACGCCGCGGCGATGCGGGCGACCGCGGACGGCGCGACCGACGTGAGCAGCGAGACGACCGGAGGGCCGAGCCCCGCCGGCTCGCGGACCAGGTCGCGCACGCCGCGGACCAGGCGCTCCTCGCCGTCCGCCCCCCAGACGAGGGCCTGGGTGCGCAGGGTGGCGAGCGGGGCGGCCGCGTCCGCGCCCCACCGCGCGCTCACGGCGGCTTCGTCGGTCGGCTCGGGCAGCGTGCAGAGGACGTCGACCACCTGCAGGGTCGCGAGGTCGAGGCGGTCGAGCGCCCTGGCCACGCTGGGGCCGCCGGCCGCACGCGCCCCGAGGGCGCCCAGGTCGGGCGGGACCGGCCCGAGCAGGTCCGGGCGGGTGCGCAGCAGCTCGGCGAGCGCCGCGTCGTCGCGCGCCCGGAGGTCGTCGGCGAGGCTGCGCATCCCCACCACGCTACCGCCTGGCCGCGCAGCCCGTCGGCGCCTCTGGGCAGAAGCCGTTGCCTTGTGCAACGCTTCGTTTCTGTGACGGTTCGGTAACCAATCGGTAAGTCCGAGCCAGTTGTCGGTGCCGTGACGTATCAACACGTCTGCGCTTCCGCAACGACCGGGAGGCGTTCGATGCCACACCTCGTCAGAGAGGCAACTCAGTGACCCATCGCTCGATCCGAGGGCGCGCTGCGCGGGGCGTCGCCGGTGCCGCCGCGCTGGCCGCCGTCCTCGCGGCGGCAACCACTCCGGCGTCCGCGCAGGCCGCGCAGGCCGCGCTGGCGCCCGTCGACCCGGTGCCCGTCGCCGGCGACGTCGAGATCAAGGCCGACGCGGGCTCCGCGGACAAGCTCGGCGGCGCCGACGAGCAGCGGCTCGCGGAGCGTCGGGCGGACCGCGAGACGTGGACGACGATCATGATCGGCACGGCCGCGGGCAAGGCGGCCGAGGTCGCCGACTCGATCACGCAGGCGGGCGGCTACGTCCGCCTGGTCTCGCCGCGGCTGGACTACGTCAGCGCCCGGGTGAGGACCGCGAGCGTGGAGAAGACCGCCGCGCTCCGGACGGTGCGCGAGGTCGACGTCGACCAGACGTTCGCGCTCACCGAGCCCGCGGCCACTGCGCAGGGCCCGGCCGTCGCGGCGTCCGCCCCCGGCCCGTCCACCCCGGACGACAACCCGTACATGCCGACCCGCGAGACGGGCTCGATCGCCTTCAAGCAGGACAACCCGACCTGGGACGGGCGGGGCATCACGATCGGCATCCTCGACTCGGGCGTGGACATCGGCCACCCCTCGCTCAACACCACGAGCACCGGCGAGCGCAAGATCGTCGACAACTTCAGCGCCACCGACCCGGTGACCGAGGGCTCGCTGCTCAGCGACGGCGACGCGACCTGGATCCCGATGGTCACCGCGGTCAGCGGGCCCGGCGCCACGATCAACGGCGTCCGCTACACGATCCCCGCGGGGGCCTACCGCTTCCGCCAGGTCGTGGAGGCGCAGACCGACCAGCCGGGCTGCGAGATCTGCGGCGACCTCAACCGCGACGGTGACACCACCGACCGCATCGGCGTGCTGTGGGACAAGGCCGCCAAGCGGGTCCTCGTCGACACCGACGACGACAAGGACTTCACCGACGAGGCCTGGATGACGCCGTACCGGCAGTCCGGCCAGATCGGCGAGCTCGGGCGCGACAACCCGGCGACCGCCATCCGCGAGTCGATCCCGTTCACCGTGAACTACCGCGAGGGCCTCTCGCTCGCCCCGGTGGGCCTTCCGGGCACGTACGACTTCGTCGACATCGCCCTCGCCTCCGGCGAGCACGGCTCGCACGTCGCCGGCATCGCAGCGGGCAACAGCTTCTTCGGCGGCGCGATGGACGGTCAGGCGCCCGGCGCCAAGCTCGTCTCCGCCCGCGCCTGCACCTTCGGCGCCGGCTGCACCGACGCCGCCCTGCGCGACGGCATGGTCCGGCTCGCCACCAGCGGGGTCGACATCATCAACATGTCGATCGGCGGCCTGCCCACGATCAACGACGCGGACAACGACCGCGCCCGCCTCTACAACGACATCATCAACGTCCTCGGCGTGCAGGTCGTCATCAGCGCCGGCAACTCCAGCAACGCGCTCAACACCATCGGCGACCCGGCCGTCGCGAGCGACGTCGTCGCCGTCGGCGCGACCATCAGCCGCGAGTCCTGGCAGGTCAACTACGGCTCGGACTCCGCCTACGACTTCGGCATGATGCCGTACTCGTCCGGGGGGCCGCGCGAGGACGGCGGCTTCAAGCCCGACATCACCGCCCCCGGCTCGGCGATCTCGTCGATCAACACCTGGCTCCCGGGCGGGCCGACGCCCGAGTCCGGCTACCCGCTGCCCCCGGGCTACGCGATGCTGCAGGGCACCTCGATGGCGTCGCCGCAGGCCGCCGGCGCCATGGCGCTGCTGCTCGGCGCCGCCAAGGCGACCAACCGCACGGTCTCGACGGGCCAGCTGCGCTACGCGGTCTACTCCACCGCGCAGTTCGGCGACGGCATCCCGGCGTTCCTGCAGGGCCGCGGCCAGATCGACGTCCCCGAGGCGTGGGCCGCGATCAAGGGCAAGCGCTACACCGCGCAGGCCTTCACCGTCACCGCCCCGACCTGCACCGCGGTCTGGCG
The nucleotide sequence above comes from Motilibacter aurantiacus. Encoded proteins:
- a CDS encoding S8 family serine peptidase, translated to MTHRSIRGRAARGVAGAAALAAVLAAATTPASAQAAQAALAPVDPVPVAGDVEIKADAGSADKLGGADEQRLAERRADRETWTTIMIGTAAGKAAEVADSITQAGGYVRLVSPRLDYVSARVRTASVEKTAALRTVREVDVDQTFALTEPAATAQGPAVAASAPGPSTPDDNPYMPTRETGSIAFKQDNPTWDGRGITIGILDSGVDIGHPSLNTTSTGERKIVDNFSATDPVTEGSLLSDGDATWIPMVTAVSGPGATINGVRYTIPAGAYRFRQVVEAQTDQPGCEICGDLNRDGDTTDRIGVLWDKAAKRVLVDTDDDKDFTDEAWMTPYRQSGQIGELGRDNPATAIRESIPFTVNYREGLSLAPVGLPGTYDFVDIALASGEHGSHVAGIAAGNSFFGGAMDGQAPGAKLVSARACTFGAGCTDAALRDGMVRLATSGVDIINMSIGGLPTINDADNDRARLYNDIINVLGVQVVISAGNSSNALNTIGDPAVASDVVAVGATISRESWQVNYGSDSAYDFGMMPYSSGGPREDGGFKPDITAPGSAISSINTWLPGGPTPESGYPLPPGYAMLQGTSMASPQAAGAMALLLGAAKATNRTVSTGQLRYAVYSTAQFGDGIPAFLQGRGQIDVPEAWAAIKGKRYTAQAFTVTAPTCTAVWRDLGRLGADGTRPGTGLYNRCAPGAGGQAPGESRTYPVTITRTAGPEGATYTKLSFTGDDGTFSVSPAKLDIPLNTPTTVYVTAKPTAGAHSAILQVDDPATRGWDQSMMAVVVAGEPAPAPAFTWSTSGVSQRNLAQRYYLTVPEGVKALDVSMSGQAPTSQVRFLAFHPYGVPLDTTSTPNCYPNYGTPEGNGCNPFRRVYSNPTPGVWEFLVESRRTTPLADNPFTLTATMLGATVTPEVTTLASAAVGQPAPLQWDVRNDFGTATLRGQGGALGSVREARPTVAGTGAEKYVDHEVTIPAGTTRFEASIGNTSDPQADLDLYLLDADGDIVTYDADADSEESIVWDNPTPGTYVVEVEGYSVPAGATQFDYRDAFYAPSLGTLAVTSPPVTLHQGEATTINGTLTALAPTAPGRTLTGVLNVVNDAGAVLGSARVDVDSVVAP